From Neobacillus sp. PS2-9, the proteins below share one genomic window:
- the gndA gene encoding NADP-dependent phosphogluconate dehydrogenase — MTKQQIGVIGLAVMGKNLALNIESRGYSVAVFNRSYDKTEAFLKNEAEGKNFAGAQSVEEFVNLLEKPRKILLMVKAGTATDATIDSLKPYLEEGDILIDGGNTFFQDTIRRNKELESAGFHFIGTGVSGGEEGALKGPAIMPGGKKEAYELVQPIFEAISAKVKGDPCCTYIGPNGAGHYVKMVHNGIEYGDMQLISEAYYILKNVLGLSAEELHKVFAEWNKGELDSYLIEITADIFTKVDDETGKPLVDMILDTAGQKGTGKWTSQNALDLGVPLPIITESVFARFISAMKDERVKASKILNGPGVRAFEGDKEELIEAIRKALYMSKICSYAQGFAQMRVASEEYDWNLRYGDIAMIFRGGCIIRAQFLQKIKDAYDQNPELANLLLDPYFKEIVENYQGSLRKVVAMAIERGIPVPSFASAIAYYDSYRTETLPANLLQAQRDYFGAHTYQRVDKEGVFHTNWME; from the coding sequence ATGACAAAACAACAAATTGGAGTAATTGGTTTAGCTGTTATGGGGAAAAACCTTGCGTTAAACATTGAAAGTCGAGGATATTCTGTGGCTGTTTTTAATCGTTCTTATGATAAAACAGAAGCATTTTTAAAGAATGAAGCTGAAGGGAAAAATTTTGCGGGTGCTCAATCAGTTGAAGAATTTGTAAATTTATTAGAGAAACCAAGAAAAATTTTATTAATGGTGAAAGCAGGAACCGCAACAGATGCAACAATTGATTCCTTAAAACCATATTTAGAAGAAGGCGACATTCTTATTGATGGTGGGAATACATTTTTTCAAGATACAATCAGACGAAACAAAGAACTCGAGTCAGCTGGGTTCCATTTTATAGGGACAGGTGTTTCTGGTGGTGAAGAAGGTGCATTAAAAGGTCCGGCAATTATGCCAGGTGGGAAAAAAGAGGCATATGAACTAGTTCAGCCAATCTTCGAAGCCATTTCAGCTAAAGTAAAAGGTGACCCATGCTGTACATATATTGGTCCAAATGGAGCGGGGCATTATGTAAAAATGGTACATAATGGGATCGAATATGGAGATATGCAATTAATTTCCGAGGCCTATTATATTCTAAAGAATGTCCTTGGTTTAAGCGCGGAAGAACTTCATAAGGTATTTGCCGAATGGAATAAAGGAGAATTAGACAGTTATTTAATTGAAATAACAGCAGATATTTTTACAAAGGTTGATGATGAAACGGGTAAACCACTAGTTGATATGATTCTGGATACAGCGGGTCAAAAAGGTACCGGCAAATGGACCAGTCAAAATGCATTAGATTTAGGGGTACCACTACCAATTATTACAGAATCCGTATTTGCTCGGTTTATTTCGGCAATGAAGGACGAGCGTGTGAAAGCAAGTAAAATTCTTAATGGACCTGGAGTTCGTGCATTTGAGGGAGACAAAGAGGAACTAATTGAAGCAATCCGTAAAGCTTTGTACATGAGCAAAATTTGCTCCTATGCACAAGGATTTGCACAAATGCGTGTAGCATCAGAAGAATATGATTGGAATCTTCGCTATGGTGATATTGCCATGATTTTTAGAGGCGGCTGCATCATTCGAGCGCAGTTCCTCCAAAAGATTAAAGATGCCTATGACCAAAATCCTGAACTAGCCAATCTTTTATTAGATCCTTACTTTAAAGAAATTGTTGAAAACTATCAGGGATCGTTACGAAAAGTGGTTGCTATGGCAATTGAGCGCGGGATTCCTGTGCCATCCTTTGCAAGTGCGATCGCATACTATGATAGCTATCGCACAGAGACTCTTCCTGCCAATCTGTTGCAAGCCCAACGTGACTATTTTGGCGCACATACCTATCAACGTGTGGATAAAGAGGGAGTGTTTCATACGAACTGGATGGAGTAA
- a CDS encoding NAD(P)H-dependent oxidoreductase — MKKLLYVTANPKGLEKSKGLQIGEAFLEVYQQQRPDVEIKRMDLFSLDFAQMDADLVFARGKLAGYGYSLDQLSEVEREKILKMHALADEFISYDYYVFVSPMWNLNSPAVVKAFLDNLFIAGKTFAHTANGPKGLLTDKKAIHIQTRGGQYTGTPLQDMESGDRYLRIALTFLGINVMDTVVAEGFDLYPQRVPEILAKAKESAKLAAIEFSREPVTAQN, encoded by the coding sequence GTGAAAAAATTACTTTATGTAACAGCAAACCCCAAAGGACTTGAAAAATCAAAGGGATTGCAAATCGGTGAAGCCTTCCTCGAGGTCTATCAACAACAGCGTCCGGACGTTGAAATTAAAAGAATGGATTTATTTTCATTAGATTTTGCTCAAATGGATGCAGACTTGGTGTTTGCTAGAGGGAAATTAGCTGGGTATGGATATTCATTAGATCAATTGTCCGAAGTGGAAAGAGAGAAAATCTTAAAAATGCACGCCCTTGCGGATGAATTTATCTCTTATGACTATTACGTTTTTGTGTCACCCATGTGGAATTTAAATTCCCCCGCGGTAGTAAAAGCCTTTTTAGATAACCTATTTATTGCAGGCAAAACCTTTGCCCATACAGCAAACGGACCAAAAGGACTTTTAACAGATAAAAAAGCCATTCATATTCAGACAAGGGGTGGACAATATACAGGAACCCCACTTCAAGATATGGAATCTGGTGACCGTTATTTAAGAATTGCCCTTACCTTCCTTGGCATAAACGTCATGGATACTGTCGTTGCTGAAGGTTTTGATCTTTATCCCCAAAGGGTACCTGAAATCTTAGCAAAAGCAAAGGAAAGTGCAAAACTGGCTGCCATAGAATTTAGCCGTGAACCAGTCACTGCACAAAACTAG
- a CDS encoding HAMP domain-containing sensor histidine kinase: MEITKHLFLNLSLLIILLFFGLLILEKSKKFTFSKPSLVLIFSFLILLCIQFSYNPVPYARYDLRIIPLVLGGLYVGIGPILVLSLIILRSFYGLNLGFLQTSVLYAPLIIIFWRMYPWFWKQVPVRRIFTTVCMGMTLSIITVLGMSFSNTQTNWFDAWFAYLVIPSLGIGILSYSIEFVIKNTEMRQQLIKAEKLKAVEQMGAAISHEIRNPLTAASGFVQLLQDDYLPRQKRKEYLSIVKEELHSAERVIQDYLTFAKPDLETFEELNVKSELRQIINILQPLANQNSVEIITDFSVIGFIKGDRQKFRQCFINVLKNAIESMSHGGHLTLSTEYSQNCITIRVTDTGVGMTKEQLDRLGEPFYSTKGKNGTGLGMMVVYSIVRALDGEIWVDSEVGKGTIFQFEFPALTNFLNMTDSKANEG, translated from the coding sequence ATGGAAATTACGAAACACCTTTTCTTAAATCTCTCCCTTTTAATTATATTGCTTTTCTTTGGTTTGCTAATTCTTGAAAAAAGTAAAAAATTCACCTTTTCTAAACCCTCTTTAGTCTTAATATTTAGTTTCTTGATATTGTTATGTATTCAATTCTCCTATAATCCAGTTCCCTATGCTAGGTACGATTTAAGAATTATTCCATTAGTACTTGGCGGCCTTTATGTAGGAATTGGACCCATCCTTGTATTATCACTAATAATCCTAAGAAGTTTCTACGGATTAAATTTAGGTTTTCTTCAAACATCCGTTCTTTATGCACCACTTATTATTATTTTTTGGCGTATGTATCCATGGTTTTGGAAGCAGGTTCCCGTTCGACGAATATTTACCACAGTTTGTATGGGTATGACCCTTTCCATCATTACAGTCCTGGGCATGAGCTTCAGCAATACTCAAACAAACTGGTTCGATGCTTGGTTTGCCTATTTGGTCATACCTTCCCTCGGAATTGGCATTCTTTCTTACTCGATAGAATTTGTTATAAAAAATACAGAGATGCGCCAACAACTGATAAAGGCAGAAAAATTAAAAGCCGTTGAACAAATGGGGGCTGCAATTTCCCATGAGATCCGCAATCCGCTAACTGCAGCCAGCGGTTTTGTTCAACTTCTACAGGATGATTATCTACCTAGACAAAAAAGGAAGGAGTATTTATCCATCGTAAAGGAAGAATTACATTCTGCCGAAAGGGTCATCCAAGATTATTTAACCTTTGCTAAACCAGACTTAGAAACCTTTGAAGAACTGAATGTAAAAAGTGAACTCCGACAAATTATAAATATTCTTCAGCCTTTGGCCAATCAAAATTCGGTTGAGATTATTACCGATTTCTCAGTAATCGGATTCATAAAAGGGGACAGACAAAAATTTCGACAATGCTTTATTAATGTCCTAAAAAATGCGATTGAATCAATGTCTCATGGCGGCCATCTAACGTTATCAACTGAATATAGCCAAAACTGTATCACCATTAGAGTGACAGACACGGGAGTTGGCATGACAAAGGAGCAGCTTGATCGATTAGGAGAACCTTTTTACTCCACAAAAGGTAAAAATGGTACCGGTTTAGGCATGATGGTGGTGTATAGCATTGTGCGTGCCCTTGATGGTGAAATTTGGGTTGATAGTGAAGTAGGCAAAGGAACAATCTTTCAATTCGAATTCCCTGCTCTAACGAATTTCTTGAATATGACTGATTCAAAAGCGAATGAAGGCTGA
- a CDS encoding CAP domain-containing protein, which yields MIKKPAGILLTAVLTMGLAACNNNARNDLNDRDRVGMNTNRNDHILDVRNGRDDGIDHNGPLTEDYTNTNNSQSDTDRNWFNNKRKINRNNDDMISAYQTNLDSNQYPHTRAVLIRDAKYQFVQMDPKQGWAGIMNQIQPYINQQLPTGQTPAGQPAPQQAQPAPKQTTPMAPKQAQPAPTAPAPTPAPQQAQPAQPAQKQPATNAPTSGAVSQYVQQVINLTNAQRSKNGLPALKADTQLSGVAQKKSQDMQQNHYFSHTSPTYGSPFDMMRDFGITYKSAGENIAQGQQTPQEVVTAWMNSEGHRKNILSPNFTHIGVGFEQTGKHWTQMFIGK from the coding sequence TTGATAAAAAAACCAGCAGGAATCCTTCTAACAGCGGTCCTCACAATGGGGTTAGCAGCTTGTAATAACAATGCTCGTAATGATCTCAACGATCGTGACCGAGTGGGAATGAACACAAACCGAAATGACCACATTCTTGATGTTCGGAATGGACGGGATGATGGGATTGACCATAATGGTCCGCTTACAGAGGATTATACAAATACTAACAACAGCCAAAGTGATACAGATCGTAATTGGTTTAATAATAAACGGAAAATAAATAGAAATAATGATGATATGATTTCTGCTTACCAAACCAATTTGGACAGTAATCAATATCCTCATACTAGGGCAGTATTGATTCGCGACGCCAAGTATCAATTTGTTCAAATGGACCCAAAACAGGGTTGGGCAGGAATTATGAATCAAATCCAGCCGTATATCAATCAGCAGCTTCCAACTGGTCAAACACCTGCGGGTCAGCCGGCACCACAGCAGGCTCAACCTGCGCCTAAGCAGACAACACCGATGGCACCGAAGCAGGCACAGCCGGCACCAACAGCTCCTGCTCCAACACCTGCACCACAACAGGCACAGCCTGCACAACCAGCACAAAAACAGCCAGCAACCAATGCGCCTACTAGTGGAGCGGTTAGCCAATATGTACAACAAGTCATTAACTTAACAAACGCTCAAAGAAGCAAAAACGGACTTCCGGCATTGAAAGCTGATACTCAATTAAGTGGGGTAGCTCAGAAAAAATCACAAGATATGCAGCAAAATCATTACTTTTCACATACTAGTCCAACGTATGGATCTCCTTTCGACATGATGAGGGATTTTGGTATAACTTATAAGTCTGCTGGTGAAAATATTGCACAAGGACAACAAACACCACAAGAAGTAGTAACTGCTTGGATGAACAGCGAAGGGCATCGTAAAAACATCCTCAGTCCAAATTTCACTCACATTGGAGTTGGATTTGAACAGACTGGGAAGCATTGGACACAAATGTTTATTGGCAAATAA
- the gnd gene encoding phosphogluconate dehydrogenase (NAD(+)-dependent, decarboxylating), with the protein MKIGLIGLGKMGYSLALNLLDHKHEVAAFDVNAKAVAEISEKGGQGVSSLTELVSSLPSPKAVWVMVPAGQITNNVLQELKELLDAGDIVIEGGNSHYKESIARGKEFAEKGVHFLDVGTSGGVEGARNGACTMIGGNKEAFQHVEQIFEHICVENGYLYAGESGSGHYLKMIHNGIEYGMMQSIAEGFELLDKSPYDYDFEQVARVWSNGSVIRSWLMELTQNAFSKDAKLEGIKGIMHSSGEGKWTVETALDLQTASPVIALSLMMRYRSLEEDTFSGKVVSALRNEFGGHGVVSK; encoded by the coding sequence ATGAAAATTGGATTAATTGGCTTAGGAAAAATGGGATATAGTTTAGCTTTAAACTTATTAGATCATAAACACGAGGTTGCAGCATTTGATGTAAATGCAAAGGCTGTTGCAGAAATCTCTGAAAAAGGTGGACAAGGTGTTAGTTCATTAACAGAATTAGTTTCATCTCTTCCATCTCCGAAAGCCGTTTGGGTAATGGTACCAGCGGGCCAAATTACAAATAATGTACTTCAAGAGCTTAAAGAATTACTTGACGCTGGAGATATTGTTATCGAAGGTGGAAATTCTCACTATAAAGAATCAATCGCTCGTGGAAAAGAATTTGCCGAAAAGGGCGTCCATTTCCTTGATGTTGGTACGAGTGGAGGAGTGGAAGGCGCAAGAAATGGTGCTTGTACTATGATTGGTGGAAACAAAGAAGCATTCCAGCATGTGGAACAAATTTTTGAACATATTTGTGTAGAAAACGGCTACCTTTATGCAGGAGAAAGTGGAAGCGGCCATTACTTAAAAATGATACATAATGGAATTGAGTATGGAATGATGCAGTCGATTGCTGAAGGTTTTGAACTGCTTGATAAAAGTCCATATGATTATGATTTTGAGCAGGTTGCAAGGGTGTGGAGTAACGGGTCTGTTATCCGTTCTTGGTTAATGGAATTGACACAAAATGCTTTTTCAAAGGATGCAAAGCTAGAAGGAATTAAAGGAATCATGCATTCTTCAGGTGAAGGAAAATGGACTGTAGAAACAGCCTTAGACCTTCAAACTGCTTCCCCTGTAATTGCTCTATCTCTTATGATGAGATATCGCTCGTTGGAAGAAGACACTTTCTCAGGAAAAGTGGTATCTGCTTTAAGAAATGAATTTGGCGGACACGGAGTTGTCAGTAAATAA
- a CDS encoding MurR/RpiR family transcriptional regulator, whose product MSCISKIRSYYARFSEKEKQIANFILDNPEKILHSTINEVAEDLGMADATVFRFCKRIGFKGYQAMKIALASEIITPIQQIHEEITEGDTEKAVTEKVFQSNIRTLENTLQLQDSDSIQRAVKMIHTAERVHFYGTGGSAVIAMDAFHKFIRTGIKVFAFIDSHFQLMSASQLTEKDLAVVISHSGANKDTIDILNVASENGAKSIGITSFPKSPISQKVDIALFTSSEETEYRSEALASRIAQLSLIDALYVNIMVLNKEHAKTSLGKIRSAISDTRIES is encoded by the coding sequence ATGAGCTGCATTAGTAAAATACGCTCTTACTATGCCAGATTTAGTGAAAAGGAAAAGCAAATTGCTAATTTTATATTAGACAATCCTGAAAAAATTCTTCACAGCACGATTAATGAAGTCGCTGAAGATCTCGGGATGGCCGACGCCACGGTTTTCCGCTTTTGTAAACGGATCGGATTTAAAGGATACCAGGCAATGAAGATTGCACTGGCTTCAGAAATCATTACTCCCATCCAGCAAATTCATGAGGAAATTACTGAGGGTGATACTGAAAAGGCTGTCACTGAAAAAGTATTTCAATCAAATATAAGAACCTTAGAAAATACCCTACAGCTCCAGGACAGCGATTCGATTCAAAGGGCAGTTAAGATGATTCATACGGCTGAACGGGTTCATTTTTACGGAACTGGTGGGTCAGCTGTTATTGCAATGGACGCATTCCATAAGTTTATTCGAACAGGTATTAAAGTGTTTGCATTTATTGACTCCCACTTTCAACTCATGTCAGCTTCACAGTTAACAGAAAAAGATTTGGCCGTTGTCATCTCTCATTCTGGAGCAAATAAAGATACAATTGATATTTTGAATGTGGCCAGTGAAAATGGAGCTAAATCCATCGGGATCACCAGTTTTCCAAAATCACCAATAAGTCAAAAGGTAGATATTGCGCTCTTTACAAGTTCAGAAGAAACTGAATACCGATCTGAAGCGTTAGCATCACGGATTGCACAATTAAGTCTCATCGATGCCTTATACGTAAATATCATGGTCTTAAATAAAGAACATGCCAAAACATCTCTTGGTAAAATAAGGTCTGCCATATCAGACACTAGAATTGAATCATAA
- the yhbH gene encoding sporulation protein YhbH produces the protein MSVNNHQFVISREDWSLHRKGHDDQQRHQEKVQEAIRNNLPDLITEESIIMSNGRDVVKIPIRSLDEYKIRYNYDKNKHVGQGDGDSQVGDVVARDGSSGQKGPGKGQGAGDQAGEDYFEAEVSLMELEEALFKQLELPNLKRKEEQEHLVENIEFNDIRKTGLMGNIDKKRTMMSAFKRNAMSGKPAFHPIYKDDLKFKTWNEVVKPDSKAVVIAMMDTSGSMGIWEKYMARSFFFWMTRFLRTKYETVEIEFIAHHTEAKIVTEEDFFSKGESGGTICSSAYRKALEIIDSKYNPRKFNIYPFHFSDGDNLTSDNARCVKLVEELMKVSNMFGYGEVNQYNRHSTLMSAYKNIKDEHFRHYILKQKADVFHAMKSFFQQEESKQYA, from the coding sequence TTGTCTGTTAACAATCATCAATTTGTCATTTCAAGAGAAGATTGGTCCCTCCACCGTAAAGGCCACGATGACCAGCAGCGGCATCAGGAAAAAGTCCAGGAGGCAATTCGCAACAATCTTCCCGATCTCATTACAGAAGAGAGCATAATCATGTCGAATGGTCGAGATGTGGTAAAAATTCCAATTCGTTCGTTGGACGAATATAAAATTCGCTATAATTATGACAAAAACAAACACGTGGGCCAAGGTGACGGTGACAGTCAAGTCGGTGATGTTGTAGCACGTGACGGTTCTAGTGGGCAAAAAGGTCCAGGCAAAGGCCAAGGAGCAGGGGATCAGGCCGGAGAAGACTATTTTGAAGCAGAAGTGTCATTAATGGAGCTCGAGGAAGCATTATTTAAACAATTGGAGCTTCCGAATTTAAAAAGAAAAGAAGAGCAGGAACATCTCGTTGAAAATATTGAGTTCAACGATATTAGAAAAACAGGTTTAATGGGTAATATTGATAAAAAACGTACCATGATGTCTGCTTTTAAACGTAATGCCATGAGTGGGAAACCGGCGTTTCATCCTATTTATAAGGACGATTTAAAGTTTAAGACTTGGAATGAAGTGGTGAAACCAGATTCAAAAGCCGTCGTTATTGCTATGATGGACACGAGCGGTTCCATGGGAATTTGGGAAAAGTATATGGCCCGCAGCTTTTTCTTCTGGATGACACGCTTTTTAAGAACCAAGTATGAAACAGTTGAAATTGAGTTTATTGCACATCATACCGAAGCAAAAATTGTGACGGAAGAAGACTTTTTTTCAAAAGGTGAAAGTGGTGGAACTATTTGTTCTTCTGCTTACCGAAAGGCATTAGAGATCATTGACAGTAAGTATAATCCACGAAAGTTCAACATCTATCCATTCCATTTTTCAGACGGTGATAATCTCACATCGGATAACGCTCGTTGTGTGAAGCTTGTAGAAGAGTTAATGAAGGTATCCAACATGTTTGGATATGGTGAGGTTAATCAGTATAACCGACATTCAACTCTCATGTCCGCATACAAGAATATCAAGGATGAACATTTCAGACATTATATCCTCAAACAAAAAGCAGATGTATTCCATGCCATGAAGAGCTTTTTTCAACAAGAAGAATCCAAACAATACGCATAA
- a CDS encoding PrkA family serine protein kinase, which produces MDILKKIEMYREEEEKLRWEGTFADYLLLLKEKPWVAQSAHSRVYNMLKDAGIEEVKGTKRYNFFSNQLFGLEESLERLVEEYFHPAAKRLDVRKRILLLMGPVSGGKSTLVTMLKRGLEAYSHTNRGSVFAIKGCPMHEDPLHLIPHHLRKDFFEEYGIRIEGNLSPLNMMRLEKEYGGRIEDVQVERIFFSEDKRTGIGTFSPSDPKSQDIADLTGSIDFSTIAEFGSESDPRAYRFDGELNKANRGMMEFQEMLKCDEKFLWHLLSLTQEGNFKAGRFALISADELIVAHTNETEYRSFISNKKNEALHSRIIVMPIPYNLKVSQEERIYEKMINESDVSDVHIAPHTLKVAAMFTILTRLKEPKKGDIDLLKKMRLYDGENVEGFNTADIDELKKEYPDEGMSGIDPRYVINRISSTIIRKEVPSINALDVLRSLKDGLDQHPSITAELRERYMNYISLARKEYDNIAKKEVQKAFVYSYEESAKTLMDNYLDNVEAYCNKNKLRDQLTGEEINPDEKLMRSIEEQIGISENAKKAFREEVLIRISAFARKGKRFDYNSHDRLREAIQKKLFADLKDVVKITTSSKTPDEQQLKKINDVVARLVDEHGYNSTSANELLRYVGSLLNR; this is translated from the coding sequence ATGGATATTTTAAAAAAAATCGAGATGTATCGAGAAGAAGAGGAAAAACTTCGTTGGGAAGGAACATTCGCTGATTATTTACTGTTGCTAAAGGAAAAGCCATGGGTAGCACAATCTGCACATTCTCGAGTTTATAATATGCTTAAAGATGCAGGGATTGAAGAGGTAAAAGGGACGAAAAGGTACAACTTTTTCAGCAATCAATTATTTGGTTTAGAAGAGTCTTTGGAACGTCTAGTGGAAGAATATTTCCATCCTGCAGCTAAAAGACTGGATGTAAGAAAGCGGATTTTACTGTTGATGGGTCCAGTAAGTGGCGGGAAATCAACACTAGTTACTATGTTAAAAAGAGGATTAGAAGCCTACTCACATACCAATAGGGGTTCTGTATTTGCCATTAAAGGCTGTCCGATGCATGAAGACCCGCTGCATTTAATTCCACATCATCTACGTAAAGATTTCTTTGAGGAATATGGTATAAGAATTGAAGGAAATCTTTCACCGCTCAATATGATGCGCCTTGAGAAGGAGTATGGCGGCAGGATTGAAGATGTTCAAGTAGAAAGAATCTTTTTCTCAGAGGATAAGAGAACAGGAATCGGAACCTTTAGTCCATCCGATCCAAAATCGCAGGATATTGCCGATTTAACAGGAAGTATTGATTTTTCAACGATTGCCGAATTTGGTTCCGAGTCTGACCCTAGAGCCTATCGTTTCGATGGTGAACTGAATAAAGCAAATCGAGGGATGATGGAATTCCAAGAGATGCTAAAATGTGATGAGAAATTCCTTTGGCATTTACTTTCCTTGACACAAGAGGGGAACTTTAAAGCTGGAAGGTTTGCGTTAATTTCTGCTGATGAATTAATTGTGGCTCACACGAACGAAACCGAGTACCGATCCTTTATCTCCAATAAAAAGAATGAGGCATTGCATTCACGGATTATCGTTATGCCAATTCCATATAACCTTAAGGTTTCTCAAGAAGAAAGAATTTATGAAAAAATGATAAATGAAAGTGATGTTTCCGATGTTCATATTGCGCCGCATACGTTAAAGGTAGCAGCGATGTTCACTATTTTAACCCGCTTAAAGGAGCCTAAAAAAGGGGATATTGATTTACTGAAGAAAATGCGCCTTTATGATGGAGAAAACGTGGAAGGTTTTAACACTGCCGATATAGATGAACTCAAAAAGGAATATCCTGATGAGGGCATGAGCGGTATTGACCCACGTTACGTGATCAATAGAATTTCTTCTACGATTATTAGAAAAGAAGTACCTTCAATTAATGCCTTAGACGTGTTAAGGTCGTTAAAGGATGGGTTGGACCAACACCCATCTATTACAGCAGAACTGCGTGAACGCTATATGAATTATATTTCTTTAGCTAGAAAAGAGTATGATAATATTGCGAAGAAAGAAGTTCAAAAAGCGTTTGTGTATTCGTATGAAGAGTCTGCAAAAACACTCATGGACAATTATTTGGATAATGTAGAAGCATACTGCAATAAGAATAAGCTCCGCGATCAATTAACTGGAGAAGAAATCAATCCGGACGAAAAGCTTATGCGTTCAATAGAAGAACAAATAGGGATTTCGGAAAATGCGAAGAAAGCCTTCAGAGAAGAAGTATTAATCCGTATTTCTGCTTTCGCAAGAAAAGGAAAACGGTTTGACTATAATTCGCATGACCGACTACGAGAAGCTATTCAGAAGAAGCTCTTTGCTGATTTAAAGGATGTTGTAAAAATTACTACTTCCTCAAAAACTCCAGATGAGCAGCAGTTGAAGAAAATAAATGATGTAGTGGCCCGTTTAGTAGATGAACATGGATATAATTCAACATCAGCTAATGAATTACTACGTTATGTTGGAAGCTTATTAAACAGATAA
- the nfsA gene encoding oxygen-insensitive NADPH nitroreductase: MNDIITTILNHRSIRHFEDKPLTDEQIKTIVLSAQAASTSSYIQAYSIIGVKDQEKKKKLAELAGNQEYVEKNGHFFVFCADLYRHSIIGKEEQKEVNPSIESTEKFMVGLIDASLAAQNAAIAAESLGLGICYIGGIRNNLEEVKKLLKTPDRVIPLFGLAVGYPAKMTEQKPRLSFEHIYHENEYEQDMAIYLQQLREYDELISDYYEQRTGGKRKDHWTAQMAQMLENQSRMYMKEFIQKNKLDLR, from the coding sequence ATGAATGATATCATCACAACGATTCTAAACCATCGCTCCATAAGGCATTTTGAGGATAAGCCCTTAACAGATGAGCAAATTAAAACAATTGTATTGAGTGCTCAGGCGGCTTCAACGTCAAGCTATATTCAAGCCTATTCCATTATTGGTGTGAAGGATCAAGAGAAAAAGAAAAAGTTGGCGGAACTAGCAGGCAATCAGGAATATGTTGAAAAAAATGGCCATTTTTTTGTTTTTTGTGCAGATCTTTATCGTCATAGCATCATAGGGAAAGAAGAACAAAAAGAAGTCAATCCATCAATAGAAAGCACTGAGAAATTTATGGTGGGTCTCATTGATGCTTCCTTAGCGGCACAAAACGCTGCTATTGCGGCTGAATCACTTGGGCTAGGGATTTGTTACATAGGAGGGATTCGAAACAACTTAGAAGAGGTAAAGAAGCTCTTAAAAACACCAGACCGTGTCATTCCTTTGTTTGGACTTGCGGTGGGATATCCAGCAAAAATGACGGAGCAAAAGCCAAGATTGTCTTTTGAGCATATCTATCATGAAAATGAATATGAACAGGATATGGCTATTTATTTACAACAGCTAAGGGAGTATGATGAACTCATCTCAGACTATTATGAACAAAGAACTGGCGGGAAAAGAAAGGATCACTGGACAGCGCAAATGGCCCAGATGCTGGAAAACCAAAGTAGGATGTATATGAAGGAGTTTATTCAAAAAAATAAATTAGATCTACGATAA
- the trmL gene encoding tRNA (uridine(34)/cytosine(34)/5-carboxymethylaminomethyluridine(34)-2'-O)-methyltransferase TrmL — translation MAIHVVLYQPQIPSNTGNIARTCAGTDTHLHLIRPLGFSTDDKMLKRAGLDYWEHVNITYYDSLEEFYEKNAGGEFFYLTKFGQKPHSSFDYSNPEKEFYFIFGRETTGLPKDVIENNKDVSLRIPMTNNIRSLNLSNTAAILIYEALRQQNYPNLD, via the coding sequence TTGGCTATACACGTAGTACTATATCAACCACAAATACCTTCTAATACAGGAAACATCGCAAGGACATGTGCAGGCACTGATACTCATTTACATTTAATTCGGCCGTTAGGTTTTTCAACTGATGATAAGATGTTGAAAAGAGCAGGGCTGGATTATTGGGAGCATGTAAATATTACGTATTATGATTCCTTAGAAGAATTTTACGAAAAAAATGCTGGCGGTGAATTTTTTTACTTAACAAAATTCGGGCAAAAGCCTCATAGCAGTTTTGATTACAGTAACCCTGAAAAGGAATTTTATTTTATTTTCGGAAGAGAAACAACAGGTTTACCGAAGGACGTCATTGAAAATAATAAGGACGTAAGCCTAAGGATTCCGATGACCAATAATATTCGTTCATTAAATCTTTCTAATACTGCAGCTATACTTATTTATGAAGCACTTCGTCAGCAAAACTATCCAAATCTCGATTAA